One window of Nymphaea colorata isolate Beijing-Zhang1983 chromosome 11, ASM883128v2, whole genome shotgun sequence genomic DNA carries:
- the LOC116264618 gene encoding calcium-binding protein KIC-like has protein sequence MVQDFEDFLPRLAEKLGAEGLMSELCNGFRMLMDPTTMLITCDSLKRNAAALGLTGMSDEEAAAMVRVGDLDGDGALNQMEFCVLMVRLSPGLMERSWSFLQESLSSRSDQFQK, from the coding sequence ATGGTTCAAGATTTTGAGGATTTCCTGCCTCGGCTGGCGGAGAAGTTGGGGGCAGAGGGCCTGATGAGCGAGCTCTGCAACGGCTTCAGGATGCTTATGGATCCAACGACAATGCTGATCACCTGCGACAGCCTGAAGAGGAATGCGGCGGCGCTGGGGCTGACGGGGATGAGCGATGAGGAGGCGGCGGCGATGGTGAGGGTGGGGGACTTGGACGGCGATGGTGCTCTCAATCAGATGGAGTTCTGCGTGCTCATGGTCAGATTGAGCCCAGGGTTGATGGAGCGGTCGTGGAGCTTCTTACAGGAATCGCTGAGCTCGAGATCGGATCAGTTTCAGAAGTAG
- the LOC116263535 gene encoding calcium-binding protein KIC-like — MQNRESSRNMVEEQTFQDFLPHMAEKLGADGLISELCNGFRLIMDPTRGLITWESLKRKAEALGMEGMTEEEAREMVREGDLDGDGALDQMEFCVLMVRLSPGLMERLWRSVDDSLSRQIIDLNR, encoded by the coding sequence ATGCAGAACAGAGAGAGTTCCAGGAACATGGTTGAAGAACAGACGTTCCAGGATTTCTTGCCCCACATGGCGGAAAAGCTGGGGGCAGACGGTCTGATAAGCGAGCTCTGCAACGGCTTCAGGCTGATAATGGATCCGACGCGCGGGTTGATCACTTGGGAGAGCCTGAAGAGGAAGGCGGAGGCGCTGGGGATGGAAGGGATGACGGAGGAGGAGGCGAGGGAGATGGTGAGGGAGGGAGACTTGGACGGCGACGGCGCTCTCGACCAGATGGAGTTCTGCGTCCTCATGGTCAGGTTGAGCCCGGGGTTGATGGAGCGGCTGTGGAGATCCGTGGACGATTCTCTCTCAAGGCAAATCATCGATCTGAATCgatag
- the LOC116264626 gene encoding aspartic proteinase nepenthesin-1-like, translating into MEVTPRLPHLPSFLLILLLTTYLLPFSSSSATTTTTTTISATAGLVIELLHVDAHMNLTYQQHIHAAIRRTHHRALHHMQNRKKVPLRQQATTLDTPLHGLNGEYLMSLALGTPPTSFSAAMDTGSTLIWAKCFHPTDAQDLPIFDPESSSSYSTVPCNNSLCNINSVFTGCNGTDCAYMAQYADSSASMGTLSFETLTFGSLTVNNIGFGCSFRADGFDSYGAAVVGFNRGPLSLVSQLGSLIDHQFSYCLGGYNASNQSKLKLGPSSHSITSDASTSTQLLVNPASPEHYYVALHGISVGGKRLPIPESVFQFSSDGSGGVVVDSGSTFTGLAEEAYSLLKAAFIQEIGKPSVNTTSLDMETCFQGLPDSISIPTLTFHFEGGDLQVPAENYIAVDSVKQLSCLAILPTPANVNLIGATTMQNFLVSFDLGRNMITFTPTQCSTL; encoded by the exons ATGGAAGTTACACCAAGGCTGCCCCACCTCCCATCTttcctcctcatcctcctcctcaCCACCTACCTtctccccttctcctcctcctccgccaccaccaccaccaccaccaccatctccGCCACAGCCGGCCTCGTCATCGAGCTCTTGCACGTAGATGCCCACATGAATTTAACCTACCAGCAACACATACATGCGGCCATACGCCGAACCCATCACCGGGCTCTCCACCACATGCAGAACAGAAAGAAAGTGCCACTTCGTCAACAAGCAACAACTCTCGACACGCCACTACACGGCCTCAATGGAGAGTACCTTATGAGTCTAGCACTCGGAACTCCGCCAACCTCCTTCTCGGCCGCCATGGATACAGGCAGTACTCTTATATGGGCTAAGTGCTTTCATCCAACAGACGCGCAAGACCTGCCCATTTTTGATCCGGAAAGCTCCTCCTCCTATTCAACAGTTCCATGCAACAACTCACTCTGCAACATCAATAGTGTTTTTACTGGTTGTAATGGTACCGATTGTGCCTACATGGCGCAGTATGCAGACTCATCAGCCAGTATGGGAACTCTCAGTTTTGAGACTCTCACCTTCGGCTCCCTGACAGTTAATAACATCGGATTTGGATGTAGCTTTAGGGCTGACGGCTTCGACAGCTATGGTGCTGCAGTAGTTGGGTTCAACAGAGGGCCCTTATCTCTCGTCTCTCAGTTGGGATCATTGATTGATCACCAATTCTCCTACTGCTTGGGTGGGTATAATGCTTCCAACCAAAGCAAGCTCAAGCTTGGACCCAGCAGTCACTCGATCACATCGGATGCCTCAACAAGTACTCAATTGTTGGTAAATCCTGCAAGTCCTGAACACTATTATGTCGCTTTGCATGGCATCAGTGTCGGCGGGAAGCGCCTCCCCATCCCAGAGTCTGTGTTCCAGTTCAGCTCTGATGGAAGCGGGGGAGTTGTTGTTGACTCAGGCTCAACTTTTACAGGCCTTGCTGAAGAGGCATACAG TCTTCTGAAGGCGGCGTTCATCCAGGAAATTGGTAAACCATCTGTGAATACAACGTCCCTGGATATGGAGACCTGCTTCCAAGGCTTACCCGACTCGATCTCCATCCCCACTCTCACATTTCATTTTGAGGGCGGCGATCTGCAAGTGCCTGCAGAAAACTATATTGCAGTTGATTCAGTAAAGCAGTTGTCTTGTTTGGCCATTCTTCCAACTCCAGCCAATGTGAACCTTATTGGTGCCACAACAATGCAGAACTTCCTTGTCAGCTTTGATCTTGGGAGGAACATGATCACTTTCACACCTACACAATGTAGTACATTGTGA
- the LOC116263505 gene encoding probable NAD(P)H dehydrogenase (quinone) FQR1-like 1: protein MATKVYIVYYSMYGHVQKLAEEINKGASSVEDVEAKLWQVPETLSDDILAKMGAPPKGDAPIITPKELADADALIFGFPTRFGMMAAQFKAFLDATGGLWRTQELAGKPAGIFFSTGSQGGGQETTALTAITQLVHHGMLYVPIGYTFGAGMFEMEKVKGGSPYGAGTYAGDGSRQPSELELEQAFHQGKYIAGIAKKLKAAA from the exons ATGGCGACGAAGGTTTACATTGT GTACTATTCTATGTATGGACATGTTCAGAAGCTTGCTGAAGAGATAAATAAGGGAGCTTCATCCGTAGAAGATGTGGAAGCCAAATTGTGGCAG GTTCCAGAGACGCTTTCAGATGATATTCTTGCAAAAATGGGTGCACCGCCTAAAGGTGATGCGCCGATCATCACCCCCAAGGAACTTGCAGATGCTGATGCTCTCATATTCGGCTTCCCAACTAGATTTGGGATGATGGCAGCCCAATTCAAAGCTTTTCTTGATGCAACTGGCGGGCTATGGAGGACCCAGGAACTTGCAGGAAAGCCAGCAGGCATTTTCTTCAGCACCGGATCCCAGGGTGGTGGGCAAGAGACTACTGC ATTGACGGCCATAACGCAACTAGTCCACCATGGGATGTTATATGTCCCCATTGGATACACATTTGGAGCTGGCATGTTTGAGATGGAAAAGGTTAAAGGTGGCAGCCCTTATGGTGCAGGAACCTATGCTGGTGATGGTTCTAGGCAACCATCAGAGCTCGAACTAGAGCAGGCTTTTCACCAGGGCAAGTACATTGCTGGCATCGCAAAGAAGCTCAAGGCAGCTGCTTGA
- the LOC116264533 gene encoding uncharacterized protein LOC116264533 has product MEFRVSHALLNKLSCAAIVATSVALIFLSTTHPRTFCSTPHHHHRLPASSRSSLLRFPRSSCEARRRDVLSPDRRAERLRSTREWRRRVDSLASLFRSLASRGLLRNSSRALCVSAGAGHEVAALSEGTGLADVTGVEIVDSPPLVSRADPHNLPFFDSVFDFAFSARLADALFPARFVKEMERTVRPGGVLVVTLERPCSGETMGAVKLLFGKSEVVSITNATLVGVDVVEIVFRKKMHP; this is encoded by the coding sequence ATGGAGTTCCGCGTCTCCCACGCCCTGCTGAACAAGCTCTCCTGTGCGGCAATCGTCGCCACCTCCGTCGCCCTCATCTTCCTCTCTACCACCCACCCTCGCACCTTCTGCAGTACCCCGCACCACCACCACCGACTCCCCGCTTCCTCCCGCTCCAGTCTCCTCCGTTTCCCCCGCTCCTCCTGCGAAGCCCGCCGCCGCGACGTCCTCTCCCCGGACCGCCGCGCCGAGCGTCTCCGCTCCACGCGCGAATGGCGCCGTCGCGTTGATTCGCTCGCCTCGCTTTTTCGATCCCTCGCTTCCCGAGGTCTACTCCGCAATAGCTCCCGCGCCCTCTGCGTCTCCGCCGGTGCCGGTCACGAGGTCGCCGCCCTCTCTGAGGGGACAGGCCTCGCTGACGTAACAGGCGTCGAGATCGTCGATTCACCTCCCCTCGTCAGCCGGGCCGACCCTCACAACCTCCCCTTCTTCGATTCCGTCTTCGACTTCGCGTTCAGCGCTCGTCTTGCCGATGCGCTTTTCCCGGCCAGGTTCGTGAAGGAAATGGAGCGGACGGTCAGGCCCGGTGGCGTACTCGTCGTGACATTGGAGAGGCCATGCTCCGGAGAGACGATGGGGGCTGTCAAGCTGCTCTTTGGGAAATCGGAGGTGGTCAGTATTACTAATGCCACGTTGGTCGGAGTGGACGTGGTGGAGATTGTGTTCAGGAAGAAGATGCATCCTTGA